TTTTTCCCTTACCCACTTCTCCACTCGCTTCACTACAGTTGATGAGATATCTAGTGTCGGGGACTGTCAATTTATTTAGAGCTTTATAGTTAGTTACTAACCTCCAAGTACCGTCTGGTTTGGGAACGGCTTGGATCGGGGAATTAGTCACTGCACATTCATTTGGTCCCAGTTTTCTAATAATTCCCTGATCAGTCAGTTCTTTTATAGTTTCAGCGATTTCTTTCTCTGCTGCACTATTTATCTTGTATTGTCTTTGAGGGGGAGGAATTCCCCCTTGAATGACATGTTGATATTTAATATCGACCTTCCCACAATCATTCTTGCTGTGAGAATAATAATCCaaatattttctcaatattttttccaGCTCCCCTTTCTTGCTCAATTCAGATTGTTGTACAATGCGTTCAATTTCTTCATTCTTATCAACAACTcctatttttcctatttttattaaatcttCAGGGCATAATAAATTATCACTCCCGAAAATCACGTTTATTTTATCTTTCCTCCAtacgtttttattatttgtgtttCCTTCATAATCCTCTACCGTCACTACGTCTAATAATTCATCATGTTTTTCTGATTTTCTCAGAACGCTGAAATCAGCTCCTGTGTCAATTCGAAATTTAGTTTGATCATAcactttatataattttttatcaatCTCTTCTGTTTTTGATAAAGCGTGTTTAAGGGGAGCCGCTATTTCCTATGGATTCACGAGCTTCTTTTGCCCTCTCTTTCTTTTCACTCTCACTTCTTCTATTTCTTTCGACTCCTTCGCTTTATCACCGTTTGGGCTTTCCACCCTCACCCTGCCTATTTTATTTGGTGGTTTGTTTCTGCCTCTCTCGGCTATTACACGTGCCCTTTCTTCTGCACTCATTTTCTCCCATTTGTCTGGACTGACATATCTGCCTTTTCCTCTTTCACTTTCGTTTCGAAATGTTCTGGGCTTCGACTGATCTCTAAATCTCCTTTCTTTCTGTGTTCGGAATTTAGGATCATTCTTTTCTGCCCTCTCTTCCACTCTTTTCCATTTCTGTTCTGGTCTGCGATCGGAGCGTGCCGAGGGTCTGCCCTCCGGTTCGAAACGGTTATAAGGTTTCTTTTCTCGCTCTGATCTCCTAGGTTGATCCTTAGGACGTGACGgtttattatttgatttctCCCTATCTGTTTGAATTATTTCCGTTTTCCTATCATAACGGATTAACGCCTTCTCCTCGTTTCGCCCGCTGAGTCAGCGAGGCGTCTGATAGGATCGCGGCCGCGTCTCCCCCGTTTAACAGACTCCAGAGTTGTCCACACGTAATTCCAGGTGCATACTCGGAATTCCATTGCCTTTCCCTATCTAGATTAGTTTCTGCCTTTTTACTTTTAGCGTGAGTAGGCCTGTATAAGCCCTTTCCCAGCTGGAATGTCTCAAAACTATCTCCTAGTTTGGACTTATGAAACGGATTTTCTACTTGGTTCTTCTTACCTCTAGATGTCGTTGTTCGCCTTAATATAGGGTAATCGGGGATCGGCTCTTCTTCCACTACTCTGGTCTGTGCGGCCGTCTGTTGTTCTTGCCTAGCAGTGTTTCTCTGATCTGAGCTTCCTTCACCTGCCGTCTGGTCTTCATTCACTCTGTCTGTGATGGTTCTCAGCACTGATGCGTCTGGATGACAGACCATCCACATTCTAGGCCACTCGGTTCGGTCTGTTTTCCGTCTTAATGTGTTCACGAGGGCTACTCCCATGGCAACATCATTAAAACCGAAAATTCCCCCTGAAATTATAGGCATTGCCACTGTGTGATAATTATTTTCTCTGGATAACAGACATATTTTATCTATTATACCGTCTAGTGTGAGCATTGCCGTCAGCTCTTCTTCTATATCACTCCTCTGACCTTTCTCATGACCGATCGCATGCATTACAGGTTTCCCATTTGGACCTCCTATTTTTTGCAATAACACATCGCCCGTTTTAACAGGACTCTTTCTTCGttgcattattttatatgattctTCCTGGAATTTCGGTCCGGCTCGCTCTCGGAGAGCGCCGGCCACTCCAGCCCCGTGATATAGGAATTTATTAGATGCACACACCAAAACACACGGCTCTTCCTCATCTTCTAAACGCCCTTCTTTAAGAACGATTAGATTTTTTCCTCTCGCGAAGTACACCCGCATTTAGCCTGCGTGGGACTGGTCCAAACCAACCGTCCGCCAAGCTCTTCCTTGTTTAAATTTATTGTCACCATTTGTCCCATTAATTCCTTATGAATTTTATCTGGGATCACTTCGTGTAACAGCAATACTTATCTTCTAAGTTTTCtgctgtttttctctttatttctttcaggtCTTTTCTAAGCCTGCGCGCGCGTTTTCATAAATCCCTCTGGATTATCACAACAACTGCAAATGTGTAAGGACTTACTACTATTCGCTTCAACGTTATCCCTGAatttttattcttaaatataCGAGCCCCACACGTTTGGGCGCCATGTTGTGCTTTTATACCAGTTAAAAGATCCAAAAATCCATAAttcacatcttcatcatccATAAGTACCAGATAAATAGCGAATGCATATTTACCTCTTATCTGGATGGATGCTGTTAATGATTCCGGATGCTTCCCCGCCGGTGACCGTCCTGGCTCAGTCAAATTCATACCTCTTGGAGCTCGTTTAGAATATATTCAGGTTCAGATAacgagttattattattaattaatcactcAGAGACTTGTTTAAGAAAGTTAACGAATCACCAAAGCATTGgtttcgttttattaaaaaacaaataactcataagcaaataacaataaaataacagcgAATAATCTTCACCACGAAGTGCCGGCCCTGACATATAGTCTAACAAGCCTTTATATAGTTCTTGCACCGCTTGTATCTGCCTCCTCCATCCCAGGCAGGAAACATGACCTTTATGTCAGAGTCTGTACAAAAGTAATGTCAAAAGTTCAGAAGGAAATATTACAACATCTCTAGATAGCAAGCGTGTCTAgttctattttaaactataggaAAAAATTATGACACCTTTTTCAAACATAAGCAACATATAAACCTATATACCTAAACCACAATATAACACCTCTAGCAGGTGTTAAGAGCATCTTATGCCACGGTTTAGCTAAAGGTTCCACCTTGCATGGAAATGCAAAGTGCATCCTCTTGCTTTTAACcgtcatgttacaaaataagcaCAGCAACTATATAACCGTTAAACCTATAAGATTATAATCATCTATGGTTTCGACAtaagatatatttatacatagctttcaacactcatatttttataacaggAGTCTAGAGTTTCACTGTCTCTAAATCATTTGTTAACTTTTGCAGTTCATCTGAATAATCACATAATTCAATCATCTctcttattaatttcattattcttttatttgtcgTTTCCTGTTTTCTCATCAGTCTCAATATTGCCTTCATCTTGAAGATGATCTTCTggtcctctcgctctctcttgggCCCGTCTGCGACGTTCCTTCTTCTCCTGTTTCTTGACCTCCCTACTCCAGGCTCTTTGTATTCCTTGAactaaaaaatcatcaaaatcaacTTCTATTTTATCTGACCTCTTCCTTACGTTTCTGTTAGAGGATTGATCAGGGAATCGCATATCAGTTGAATTAGggaataatattacagtttggatgttttcagtattttctagtttggggaacagacacagtctctatagagtgatatctaggtgaaaaagtttctatgtgctgagagttaactgactttggtgacgtgaggcAGCTAGCAGACGATcagtttagccagtctgtctgcttcctgacctgggctccagttagtcaagtacaaactctaagactatgtgccatatttctagagagaagagcggcaccaccccaggagggatgaacaccatctcttttcaacaggtcaggtctgccccaaaaattcttccaattgtctatgaagcctatgttattttgtgggcaccacttagacatccagccattgagtgatgacagtctgctatgaatttcatcaccccggtaagcagggagcggaccagagcatattacagtgtctgacatcgtacttgcaagatcacacacctctttaacattatttttggtgatctccgactgacgaagtcgaacatcattagtgccgacgtggataacaatcttactgaatttacgtttagcattagtcagcacttttaaatttgccaagatgtcaggcgctctggctcctggtaaacaatggactatggtggctggtgtctctattttcacgttccgtacaatagaatcaccaataactagagcactttcatcaggtttctcagtgggtgcttcactgagtggggagaacctgtttgatgttctgatcggaacggaagagtggtgttttgacccgcgactaggccgcctcactgttacccagttgccctgctgcacgggctcaaccgaaaccgaacaatgtacaggactctctgagctagtcgcatccaaagcagtatctacagccctcacattcttactatcctcaactaaagtttgtatgcgtgtctctagttctaaaaccttctctgtcagcctaactatttccctgcatttatcacatgtgaatccctcgctgctgacagagacagataaactatacatgtggcaaacagtgcaaacaacaatagcaggagaggaagccattactcaccgtgattgatgaatgataccaacttaacttaccacttatcactgttgtttgatgagctcgtgaaaaacagagcgaggaaaaaataaaataataataggcgcaaatggaaatgcaaatggaaccgcgagtgacaagctaatgggctaacaagctgcactcgcggttttaaaGCGGAcaatcaaattagttagattagtttgaaggatagcaccagaaatatggttggaattaagttatatattatcactttataACTTATGTGTACTGTATTactgaattttatatttttttacatcaaTCGATTGCGCTATTTCCTCCATTTCCTATCTAATATTCTTAATATTACTTTTTCCATATTcccaactttttaaaaaaaatattgccttAGTAGGGTGTTCATTGTTGTGCCCCATCAAAGATGCCCAATATACCATTTTCAGTTGTTTACGTCTTATTTCCAACACATTTATCCCATTTCAACTGGCATGGAAGCTCTAGGGGGAGTTTTAAATGCCCCACAACATAATCTCAAAGCCTGTGTCTGTATTGCATCTATTGTTTTTTAGTAGAGACTTACTAGCCGAACCATAAATCATACTTCCATAATCTATTGCTGACCAAATGatagccatatatatatattcctatGAGAACTACTCACACCCCAATCACTTCCTGCTAGACATCTCATAACATTCAGTGCCTTTTTGCACTTGGTCAGCAGTTTTTCTACGTGTGTATTAAAGTCAATATTGAGTCCAACCACAATCCAAAaaatggtcccactttatattagttggccttaactactatgtacttacatttaaattaatcatttggtacaatgcaattattgtgtacatacatgtttttacattgtacttatatttttaaaaatacctctatgtaattacatctgtaattaatttctgtaattacatttataattacactgttgacccatcccttacacattaacccacccttaaacctacccataccaccaaacctgtccctaaccttacccgtatcccacctcaatagcagcaatagtgttttgcaatacagtatgaacacaataattgtacttattttttgatgtaagtacatagtagttaaagccacctaatataaagtgtgaccctaaAAATTTTACCACTGACACCTGTTTCAGATGCTGTCCATATAgtgataaattaatattaacatttttgttttttgtaaaacaaattatttttgttttggctaTTGATATTCGAAAACCCCAtttctgcatatatatatatatatatatatatatgtatatatatatatatttatacttttagcTTCTTTCATTTTGGTTCGATGACAGATCCTCTCGCCTTCATTCCCGCCGAGGCCTGGTGTTACTACGAGTCTGAAGCAGACACATTTGGGCGGTTTTCTACTCAGAGGAGAGAATTCATCAAATggtaaatttatatttgtttttgaaagcattGAGTGCTTTGAAACGGTAATAGTATGACTGTTAAACATTTACGCGCTAacaatttcatttttgtgacGCATAACACCGTGTTGAAGTGTCGCGTCGCGTCAAGTCTTTCTGCAGAGGGAGCTATGTAACGCGGGACCTTTACCAGTCATTTAACTGGCGTTATCTAATGCAAAACTGTGAAATTAGAGCGCGTTTAAAAACTTTAATCCGTCAGTCTTTCAATTTCCTTCAGTGCCCATGGGCAGAGCATGCTTTAAACCAGTCTTTATCAATTCATATGGCATGCTATTTTGGGTAAATAATGTCCTAAATATTTCCAGATGTACAaagttaagttttaatttagaaagATATGTCTGAATCtatctgtattttcttttcacattataaacaataaattaatagtaaGATAAATTCGAAACGTGTTAATTTATTCTAA
The sequence above is drawn from the Onychostoma macrolepis isolate SWU-2019 chromosome 04, ASM1243209v1, whole genome shotgun sequence genome and encodes:
- the LOC131538272 gene encoding protein mono-ADP-ribosyltransferase PARP14-like: MRVYFARGKNLIVLKEGRLEDEEEPCVLVCASNKFLYHGAGVAGALRERAGPKFQEESYKIMQRRKSPVKTGDVLLQKIGGPNGKPVMHAIGHEKGQRSDIEEELTAMLTLDGIIDKICLLSRENNYHTVAMPIISGGIFGFNDVAMGVALVNTLRRKTDRTEWPRMWMVCHPDASVLRTITDRVNEDQTAGEGSSDQRNTARQEQQTAAQTRVVEEEPIPDYPILRRTTTSRGAEHRPTQKGEADKGKQRKE